In Candidatus Promineifilum breve, one genomic interval encodes:
- a CDS encoding NAD-dependent epimerase/dehydratase family protein, whose amino-acid sequence MMRKKAILITGASGEIGQALINSLAQTSSLPLLTLDLHAIPPELLRLCTHMSGDILDHKLLARLVTEYDFEMIFHLAALLSTRSEFSPELAHQVNVDGTLALFQVAAEQSQRRGKPVSFIFPSSIAAYGLPTLAMKARDRRVKEWQWNNPTTMYGCNKLYCEQLGIYYSKHYQQLSASKPVMLDFRSLRFPGLISAYTVPSGGTTDYGPEMLHAAAQGRPYACFVREDSELPFMAMPDAVTALLQLAAAPAESLSRSVYNVTSFTLSAADFRDQVMGAFPEAEVTFEPDWQRQGIVDSWPAELDDTAARQDWGWAPAYGLQRAFDEYLVPNIHERYQ is encoded by the coding sequence ATGATGCGAAAAAAAGCCATTCTGATCACCGGCGCATCCGGTGAAATCGGTCAGGCGCTCATCAACAGTCTGGCGCAGACCTCGTCCTTGCCGCTGCTGACGCTTGATCTCCACGCCATCCCGCCGGAACTGCTGCGGCTTTGCACCCATATGAGCGGCGATATTCTCGATCATAAGCTCCTGGCCCGGCTGGTGACGGAGTATGACTTCGAAATGATCTTTCATCTGGCGGCGCTCCTGTCCACGCGCAGCGAATTCTCGCCCGAACTGGCCCATCAGGTGAACGTCGATGGCACGTTGGCCCTGTTCCAGGTCGCCGCCGAGCAATCGCAGCGCCGCGGCAAGCCGGTCAGCTTCATCTTCCCCAGTTCCATCGCCGCCTATGGCCTGCCCACGCTGGCGATGAAGGCCCGCGACCGGCGCGTCAAGGAGTGGCAGTGGAACAACCCCACGACGATGTACGGCTGCAACAAGCTCTATTGCGAGCAACTAGGTATTTACTATAGCAAACATTACCAGCAGCTATCGGCCAGCAAGCCGGTCATGCTCGATTTCCGCAGCCTGCGCTTCCCCGGCCTGATCAGCGCCTACACCGTGCCCTCGGGCGGCACGACCGATTACGGCCCGGAGATGCTCCACGCCGCGGCCCAGGGCCGGCCCTATGCCTGCTTCGTGCGCGAGGACAGCGAACTGCCGTTCATGGCCATGCCCGACGCCGTGACCGCCCTGCTGCAACTGGCCGCCGCGCCGGCCGAAAGCCTGAGCCGTTCCGTCTACAACGTCACCAGCTTCACCCTCTCGGCCGCCGACTTTCGCGATCAGGTCATGGGCGCGTTCCCCGAGGCCGAGGTGACATTTGAACCCGACTGGCAACGACAGGGGATCGTCGATAGCTGGCCGGCCGAACTGGATGATACGGCGGCGCGCCAGGATTGGGGCTGGGCGCCGGCCTATGGCCTGCAACGCGCCTTCGATGAATATCTGGTGCCTAATATCCACGAGCGCTATCAATGA
- a CDS encoding cation diffusion facilitator family transporter encodes MESRSRLTRYAWLSVFTAVAIIILKAVAYWLTGSIGFLSDALESGANIIAAIFTLVALIVAARPPDQEHAYGHAKIEYFSTGIEGGLIFVAALVIALQAGQRLLNPQPLEQVGFGVAVSAVAAVGNFVVARVLLRAGRQHRSTALTADAHHLLTDVWTSLGVIVGVVLVSLTGRLWLDPVIGLVVALQILWTALKLIHVAVDGLMDAGLPEAEIAQVHEILERYAADGVTFHALRTRQAGAQRFISVHIQVPGQWSVQQGHELLEQIEYEMRQALAPATVFTHLEPAEDPASWQDATLYRTD; translated from the coding sequence ATGGAATCCCGCAGCCGTCTGACGCGCTATGCCTGGCTGTCGGTCTTCACGGCCGTCGCCATCATCATCCTGAAAGCTGTCGCCTATTGGCTGACGGGGTCTATCGGCTTTCTCTCCGACGCGCTGGAGTCCGGAGCCAATATCATCGCCGCCATCTTCACCCTGGTGGCCCTCATCGTGGCGGCGCGGCCGCCCGATCAGGAACATGCCTACGGCCACGCCAAGATCGAGTATTTCTCGACCGGCATCGAGGGCGGGCTGATCTTCGTCGCCGCGCTGGTCATTGCCTTGCAGGCCGGGCAACGGCTGCTCAATCCCCAGCCGCTGGAACAAGTTGGCTTCGGCGTGGCCGTGTCGGCCGTGGCCGCCGTGGGCAATTTTGTCGTGGCCCGCGTATTGCTGCGCGCCGGCCGGCAACATCGCTCCACGGCTCTGACGGCCGACGCCCATCACCTGCTGACCGATGTGTGGACGTCGCTGGGCGTCATCGTCGGGGTCGTCCTGGTCAGCCTGACCGGCCGCCTATGGCTCGACCCGGTGATCGGCTTGGTGGTAGCCCTGCAAATACTCTGGACGGCGCTTAAGCTAATCCACGTGGCCGTCGATGGCCTGATGGATGCCGGGCTGCCGGAGGCGGAGATCGCCCAGGTACACGAGATTCTGGAGCGGTATGCGGCCGACGGCGTCACGTTCCACGCCTTGCGCACGCGCCAGGCGGGGGCGCAGCGCTTCATCTCCGTCCACATCCAGGTGCCGGGCCAATGGAGTGTGCAGCAGGGGCACGAATTGCTGGAGCAGATCGAATACGAGATGCGTCAGGCGCTGGCCCCGGCCACGGTCTTCACCCACCTGGAGCCGGCCGAAGACCCGGCGTCCTGGCAAGACGCGACTCTATACCGCACGGATTAA
- a CDS encoding c-type cytochrome — protein MRPSNYHRRIAQLLIVNLIVIGLVVLWNRGQAQESVQLAVAKSQAFLDMPAAVAGYPAGYVLDVAAIEQMALSDKTLQATIAGKDTEFVSAVRLTAGEARYWQDQGCDRLNCAFVTLYDYSEQGTIEAIVNVDSGQVIGHWTNAAARPGGTSQILPKAVDIAAADPQVRAILGADIGAADPTMIPMSGWLMDNACREEWCVDLTFHDPSGTGRIFHVFVNLEQEIVARTFYTRARADRSAAKPLAQRDAFTDGCHDQYGWSVCWEMTANDGINFRDATYNGQLIFSSAKIGQIEAWYPSWPGGYRDEIGFAATVPPFGGTLINDLGDGYEVGQIFTEFTRWPNCICCYRYEQVLRFFSDGRFELRFISHGPGCDDISIYRPFWRVDIDLDGPENDQVWLFEEAQWREMAEEFETFPVVEALSPEGHKLATFDGDLHYRWSMARTDPLGLDEGYLFLLQHRDLEGDGPITTGPGDTFIPPRQWIDGDALSGENVVLWHVPLLKTKKGGPWWCMPDPDPDFSPCEAILRADPAGEIRQPTAEEAAALLAQSAATPTPGAPTPSPAPTATPRPIDGRAPDEIIQNAGCGSCHKIGAIGEAHKVGPDLTYIGLTAGERVTGMTAEEYIHQSIVEPNAYLAPECPNTSCLPGIMPQNFATRLSAEQIDTMVAFLLAQQGPAPTPVPIGGELAAATAAPKAVGAGKVAPLPAATTLPSATIGIILIVLVAAVSLVLIWKNRS, from the coding sequence GTGAGACCCTCTAATTACCATCGCCGAATTGCCCAACTACTGATCGTCAATCTCATCGTCATTGGTCTGGTCGTCCTCTGGAATCGCGGCCAGGCCCAGGAAAGCGTGCAACTGGCCGTCGCCAAGAGCCAGGCGTTTCTGGACATGCCCGCCGCTGTGGCCGGCTATCCGGCCGGCTACGTGCTCGACGTGGCGGCCATCGAACAGATGGCCCTGAGCGACAAGACACTCCAGGCGACCATAGCCGGCAAAGACACCGAGTTCGTCTCGGCCGTGCGCCTGACGGCCGGCGAGGCGCGCTACTGGCAAGACCAGGGCTGCGACCGGCTCAATTGCGCCTTCGTGACCCTCTACGACTACTCCGAGCAAGGGACGATTGAGGCCATCGTCAACGTGGACAGCGGCCAGGTCATCGGCCACTGGACCAACGCCGCGGCCAGGCCGGGCGGCACGAGCCAAATCCTGCCCAAGGCGGTGGACATCGCCGCCGCCGACCCCCAGGTGCGGGCCATCCTGGGGGCCGACATCGGCGCGGCCGATCCGACCATGATCCCCATGTCGGGCTGGCTGATGGACAACGCCTGCCGCGAGGAGTGGTGCGTCGATCTGACTTTCCACGACCCATCGGGCACGGGGCGCATCTTCCACGTCTTCGTCAATCTGGAGCAGGAGATCGTGGCCCGCACGTTCTACACCCGCGCCCGCGCCGACCGCAGCGCGGCCAAACCGCTGGCCCAACGGGATGCCTTCACCGACGGCTGCCACGACCAATACGGCTGGAGCGTCTGCTGGGAGATGACGGCCAACGACGGCATCAACTTCCGCGACGCCACCTACAACGGCCAACTGATCTTCTCCAGCGCCAAGATCGGCCAGATCGAGGCCTGGTATCCCAGCTGGCCGGGCGGCTACCGCGACGAGATCGGCTTTGCCGCCACGGTGCCGCCCTTTGGCGGCACGCTGATCAACGATCTGGGCGACGGCTACGAGGTGGGGCAGATTTTCACCGAGTTCACCCGATGGCCCAACTGCATCTGCTGCTATCGCTACGAGCAGGTCTTGCGTTTTTTCTCCGACGGCCGCTTCGAGTTGCGCTTCATTTCCCACGGCCCCGGTTGTGATGATATTTCCATCTATCGTCCGTTCTGGCGGGTGGACATCGATCTGGATGGCCCGGAGAATGATCAGGTATGGCTATTCGAGGAAGCGCAATGGCGCGAGATGGCCGAAGAGTTCGAGACGTTCCCGGTCGTTGAGGCCCTGTCGCCCGAAGGCCACAAGCTGGCGACGTTCGACGGCGACCTGCATTACCGCTGGTCGATGGCACGCACCGACCCGCTGGGGCTGGATGAGGGGTATCTCTTCCTCTTGCAACACCGCGACCTGGAGGGGGACGGCCCCATCACCACCGGCCCCGGCGATACGTTCATCCCGCCCCGGCAGTGGATCGATGGCGATGCACTATCGGGCGAGAACGTCGTCCTGTGGCACGTGCCGCTGCTGAAGACCAAGAAGGGCGGGCCGTGGTGGTGTATGCCCGACCCCGATCCCGATTTTTCGCCGTGCGAGGCCATCTTGCGCGCCGACCCAGCCGGCGAAATTCGCCAGCCGACGGCCGAAGAAGCGGCCGCCCTGCTGGCCCAATCGGCGGCCACACCGACACCGGGCGCGCCCACCCCTTCGCCCGCGCCCACGGCCACGCCGCGGCCCATTGACGGCCGCGCGCCGGACGAGATCATCCAGAACGCCGGTTGCGGCTCCTGCCACAAGATCGGCGCCATCGGCGAGGCCCACAAGGTCGGCCCCGACCTGACCTACATCGGTCTGACGGCCGGCGAGCGCGTGACCGGCATGACCGCCGAGGAATACATCCACCAGTCCATCGTCGAGCCGAACGCCTATCTGGCCCCGGAGTGCCCCAATACGTCGTGCCTGCCGGGCATCATGCCGCAAAATTTCGCCACGCGCCTCAGCGCGGAGCAGATTGACACGATGGTGGCGTTTTTGTTGGCGCAGCAAGGGCCGGCGCCGACGCCTGTGCCCATCGGCGGCGAATTAGCCGCGGCGACGGCCGCGCCCAAGGCGGTCGGCGCGGGCAAGGTGGCCCCATTGCCGGCGGCGACGACGCTGCCGTCGGCGACGATCGGGATTATTTTGATCGTGTTGGTGGCGGCGGTTAGTTTGGTGTTGATTTGGAAGAATCGGTCGTGA
- a CDS encoding S41 family peptidase: MSNRVRGGLTLFLLVLLVGGAFGAGYLTRELLNGRGSASPAYAEQEMALFNEAWGLIEENFIGVIPDSRAVTYGVIRGALSTLADPYTVFIEPAAREVERERLQGTFGGIGAYITRSEETGEVILEPIPGNPAEAAGILTGDVLLAVDGNPITAEETVPDIIERVKGEKGTTVVLTVRHPGAAEPVDISVVRDDILLPSVVYRLLEQDATIGYIQLSRFSGESSTEVGVALQALQAQGATKFILDLRQNGGGLRDAAVEVVDHFLADGPVLILESQEEGERIFNATAETIALNEPLVVLVDGGTASASEIVAGALQDRGRAALIGNSPTFGKGSVQLVFDLSDGSSVHVTSARWLTPNRHQIDQSGLQPDVLVEVTQDDIDNGRDPVLDRAVTYLQEATP, translated from the coding sequence ATGTCGAATCGCGTGCGCGGTGGTCTCACATTATTCTTGCTCGTCCTGCTGGTCGGCGGCGCTTTTGGCGCCGGCTATTTGACGCGCGAGTTGCTCAATGGGCGCGGCAGCGCGTCACCGGCCTACGCCGAACAGGAGATGGCTCTCTTCAATGAGGCCTGGGGTCTCATCGAGGAGAACTTCATCGGCGTCATCCCCGATTCGCGGGCCGTCACCTATGGCGTCATCCGCGGCGCGCTGAGCACGCTGGCCGACCCCTATACCGTCTTCATCGAGCCGGCCGCCCGCGAGGTGGAACGGGAGCGGCTGCAAGGCACCTTTGGCGGCATCGGGGCCTACATCACCCGCTCCGAAGAGACCGGTGAGGTCATCCTGGAGCCGATTCCCGGCAACCCGGCCGAGGCCGCCGGCATCCTGACCGGCGACGTGTTATTGGCCGTTGACGGCAATCCCATCACCGCCGAAGAGACCGTGCCCGACATCATCGAGCGCGTGAAGGGCGAGAAGGGCACAACCGTCGTCCTGACCGTGCGCCATCCGGGCGCGGCCGAGCCGGTGGATATCAGCGTGGTGCGCGACGACATTTTGTTGCCGTCGGTTGTCTATCGTCTGCTGGAACAGGACGCGACCATCGGTTACATCCAGCTCTCGCGCTTCAGTGGCGAAAGCAGCACCGAGGTGGGCGTGGCCCTCCAGGCGCTTCAGGCTCAGGGCGCGACGAAGTTTATCCTCGATCTGCGCCAGAACGGCGGCGGACTGCGCGACGCGGCCGTCGAAGTGGTCGATCATTTTCTAGCTGACGGCCCGGTGCTCATCCTGGAAAGTCAGGAGGAAGGCGAGCGAATCTTCAACGCCACGGCCGAGACCATCGCCCTAAACGAACCGCTGGTGGTATTGGTCGATGGCGGCACGGCCAGCGCGTCGGAGATCGTCGCCGGGGCCTTGCAGGATCGCGGGCGGGCGGCCCTAATCGGCAACAGCCCGACGTTCGGCAAAGGCTCGGTGCAGTTGGTCTTCGACCTGAGCGACGGCTCATCGGTTCACGTCACCTCGGCCCGCTGGCTCACACCCAACCGGCACCAGATCGATCAGAGCGGTTTGCAGCCCGACGTGCTGGTCGAAGTGACGCAAGATGACATTGACAACGGCCGCGACCCGGTGCTCGATCGGGCCGTCACCTATTTGCAGGAAGCCACCCCCTGA
- a CDS encoding MBL fold metallo-hydrolase, with translation MIRILQLPLGPLQTNCYVLADLDTKQAAVIDPSWDGRAIAEQARQQGWTISHILLTHTHFDHVGGLAELKALSGAPIYVHPDATAMLSNAPRAAMIWGITIDPPPPPDVLLQGDETIQVGTLLLDVLYTPGHAPGHVCFHLAAEKVLFDGDVLFQDSIGRTDLPGGDYDLLLTSIRDKLLPLPDETAVLSGHGPATTIGDERRTNPFLT, from the coding sequence ATGATCCGTATCCTGCAACTGCCGCTTGGCCCCCTTCAAACCAACTGCTACGTGCTGGCCGACCTGGACACCAAACAGGCGGCGGTGATCGACCCCTCTTGGGACGGCCGGGCCATCGCCGAACAGGCGCGCCAACAGGGCTGGACGATCAGCCACATCCTGCTGACCCACACCCATTTCGATCACGTCGGCGGCCTGGCGGAATTGAAAGCGCTCAGCGGCGCACCGATCTACGTCCACCCCGACGCCACGGCCATGCTGAGCAATGCCCCACGGGCGGCGATGATCTGGGGCATCACCATCGACCCGCCGCCACCGCCGGATGTGCTGTTGCAGGGCGACGAGACGATTCAAGTGGGCACGTTGCTGCTGGACGTTCTCTACACGCCGGGCCACGCGCCGGGCCACGTCTGCTTCCATCTGGCGGCCGAAAAGGTTCTATTCGACGGGGACGTGCTGTTCCAGGACAGCATCGGCCGCACCGACCTGCCGGGCGGCGATTACGATCTGCTGCTGACCAGCATTCGCGACAAGCTGTTACCCTTGCCCGACGAAACGGCGGTGCTCTCCGGCCACGGCCCGGCCACCACCATCGGCGACGAACGGCGGACGAACCCGTTTTTGACTTAG
- the smpB gene encoding SsrA-binding protein SmpB produces the protein MDQKSDKIKVVYNNKRATFDYELLERLEAGIALTGTEIKSVRSNNVSLQRSYVQARGDELWLLEANISPYEHGNRENHEPTRPRKLLLHRREINRILSNMVQKGLTIVPTRLYLKGGRAKVEIALARGKRKFDKRDDIARRDADRQVERALREKYR, from the coding sequence ATGGACCAGAAAAGCGACAAGATCAAGGTAGTCTACAACAACAAGCGGGCCACGTTCGACTATGAATTGCTGGAGCGTCTTGAGGCGGGCATTGCCCTGACCGGCACGGAGATCAAGTCGGTGCGGTCTAATAACGTCAGCCTGCAACGGAGCTACGTGCAGGCGCGCGGCGACGAGCTTTGGTTGTTGGAGGCCAACATCTCGCCCTATGAGCACGGCAACCGCGAGAACCACGAGCCGACCCGGCCGCGCAAGCTGCTGCTCCACCGCCGAGAGATCAACCGCATCCTCAGCAATATGGTCCAGAAAGGGTTGACCATCGTGCCGACGCGCCTCTATCTGAAAGGCGGCCGGGCCAAGGTAGAGATCGCCCTGGCCCGCGGCAAGCGCAAATTCGACAAACGCGACGACATCGCCCGCCGCGACGCCGACCGCCAGGTAGAGCGCGCCCTCCGCGAAAAGTATCGCTAA
- a CDS encoding glycoside hydrolase family 3 N-terminal domain-containing protein: MMSKLGAVRTTGLILLLLGLALLAPSSARGQDEPTLPAQAEALFQSMSVAERIGQLFLVTFTGDRAPADSAVADLILNYHIGGVALLTENDNLTGYGDPAAIPLQTSELTANLQRLALLGFSNEPLGDATDEGIPPTAPPEQPATAPLPLLIATRNDGDALPVANVMAGFTAIPNNMALGATWEPNHARRVGEVIGRELAATGINMLLGPTLDVLERPSPLSAGDLGTHSFGGDPYWVGLMGRAYVEGAHTGSNNRLAVVARSFPGQGSSDRPVDEEVPTVRRSLDQLKQIELAPFFAVTRDTIGSPAAADALLATHIRYQGLQGNIRATTAPISLDPQALNDLLGLPELAPWRQAGGIVVSDALGVRSVELFYDDTEREFPHRQVAKDALLAGNDLLYVADFAGGAANEAAELANVKDTIIWFRERYETDPTFRLRADDAVMRILQLKLRLYGGDLSAENVIPPAAEVVTSPVQPLDSAAFFDIAESAVTLLAPSPDELISRLARPPGSTDSIVIFTDIHEVQSCAACEPMAILSPTALQERILALYGPQGSGQVQPDNVTSFSFADLNEFLSAGPTTIPLPTAPIVPTIDATTEQPNPTPDATATLPADYRVQEALREADWLVFALLNSGTRAGAPDSNALSRFLALRPDLASSRQVVVLAFDAPYFLDSTEISKLSAYYGIYSKTGAFVDAGVRALFLESPLTGASPVNVEGIQYDLFSQTQPAPDQVIELFLIIGDEIESPSRQEPLASAIGDTLRLQTGIVTDRNGRAVPDGTIVRFFLRNRVQGTVTILGDRPTTGGVAQLDYVLDASMGPGQFRITAESGAATLSQEVDITIEEDARLSIIIPTAAPTATITPSPTPTATPPPTATPPPQPPTATPPAPEPPAEPGWLIGLSEMWSVVGLMVGLLSVSGLALLANRRYPAASLVEQLGRLLWGITGGLLVYNYYALGMPGSAPFAGLGSLAGLILIIAGGVIGLALYRPGRALSKP; encoded by the coding sequence ATGATGAGTAAACTGGGCGCAGTGCGTACAACTGGGCTTATATTGTTATTGTTGGGTCTGGCCTTGCTGGCCCCGTCCTCGGCTCGCGGCCAGGACGAGCCGACCCTGCCCGCCCAGGCCGAGGCGCTGTTCCAATCCATGTCGGTGGCCGAGCGCATTGGTCAGTTGTTCCTGGTGACGTTTACCGGCGACCGCGCCCCGGCCGATAGCGCCGTGGCCGATCTGATCCTGAATTACCACATCGGCGGCGTGGCCTTGCTGACGGAAAACGACAACCTGACCGGCTATGGCGACCCGGCGGCCATCCCCCTGCAAACCAGCGAATTGACGGCCAATCTCCAGCGCCTGGCCCTGTTGGGATTCAGCAACGAACCCCTGGGCGATGCGACCGACGAAGGCATCCCCCCGACCGCCCCACCGGAGCAGCCCGCAACCGCCCCCCTGCCGCTGCTGATCGCCACGCGCAATGACGGCGACGCCCTGCCCGTTGCCAACGTGATGGCCGGGTTCACGGCGATTCCCAACAACATGGCCCTGGGGGCCACCTGGGAACCGAATCACGCCCGTCGCGTGGGCGAAGTCATCGGCCGCGAATTGGCCGCCACGGGCATCAACATGCTGCTGGGGCCGACGCTCGACGTGCTGGAGCGGCCGTCGCCGCTCAGCGCCGGCGATCTGGGCACGCACTCCTTCGGCGGCGACCCGTACTGGGTCGGGCTGATGGGCCGGGCCTACGTCGAAGGGGCGCACACCGGCAGCAACAACCGCCTGGCCGTCGTGGCCCGCAGCTTCCCCGGCCAGGGCAGCAGCGACCGGCCGGTGGACGAGGAAGTACCGACGGTGCGCCGTTCGCTGGACCAATTGAAGCAGATCGAACTGGCCCCTTTCTTTGCCGTCACGCGCGATACGATCGGTTCGCCGGCCGCGGCCGATGCCCTGCTGGCAACCCACATCCGCTATCAGGGCTTACAGGGCAACATCCGCGCCACCACCGCCCCGATCAGCCTCGACCCGCAGGCGCTCAACGACTTGCTGGGCCTGCCCGAGCTGGCCCCCTGGCGGCAGGCGGGCGGCATCGTCGTCTCCGACGCGCTGGGCGTGCGCAGCGTGGAGCTATTCTACGACGACACCGAGCGCGAATTTCCCCACCGGCAGGTCGCCAAGGATGCCCTGCTGGCCGGCAACGACTTGCTGTACGTGGCCGACTTCGCCGGCGGCGCGGCTAACGAGGCCGCCGAATTGGCTAACGTCAAGGATACGATCATCTGGTTTCGCGAACGGTACGAGACCGACCCCACCTTTCGTCTACGGGCCGACGACGCGGTGATGCGCATTCTGCAATTGAAACTGCGTCTCTATGGCGGCGACCTGTCGGCCGAGAACGTCATCCCGCCGGCCGCCGAAGTCGTCACCTCCCCCGTCCAGCCGCTCGATAGCGCCGCGTTCTTCGATATCGCCGAATCGGCCGTCACCCTGCTGGCCCCCAGCCCGGATGAGCTAATCAGCCGCCTGGCCCGGCCGCCGGGCAGCACGGATTCAATCGTGATCTTCACCGACATCCATGAGGTGCAGTCCTGCGCGGCGTGCGAACCGATGGCGATATTGTCGCCGACGGCGCTGCAGGAGCGGATTTTGGCGCTCTATGGCCCGCAAGGCAGCGGGCAGGTGCAGCCGGACAACGTCACCAGTTTCTCCTTCGCCGACCTGAACGAGTTTCTGAGCGCCGGCCCAACCACCATCCCGCTGCCCACGGCCCCCATTGTCCCCACGATTGACGCCACGACCGAGCAACCCAACCCCACTCCGGACGCCACGGCCACCTTGCCGGCCGACTACCGGGTGCAGGAAGCCCTGCGTGAGGCCGATTGGCTGGTGTTCGCCTTGCTCAATTCCGGCACGCGCGCCGGCGCGCCCGACTCCAATGCCCTCAGCCGCTTTTTAGCGTTGCGGCCAGACCTGGCCAGCAGCCGCCAGGTGGTCGTGCTGGCCTTCGACGCGCCGTACTTTCTGGACAGCACGGAAATCAGCAAACTGAGCGCCTATTATGGTATCTATAGCAAGACCGGCGCGTTCGTCGATGCCGGGGTGCGGGCGCTATTCCTGGAGTCGCCCCTGACCGGCGCGTCACCGGTCAACGTCGAGGGCATCCAGTACGACCTGTTCAGCCAGACCCAGCCCGCGCCCGATCAGGTGATCGAACTGTTCTTGATCATCGGCGATGAGATCGAGTCGCCCTCGCGCCAGGAGCCATTGGCCTCGGCCATCGGCGACACGCTGCGCCTGCAAACGGGTATCGTGACCGATCGCAACGGCCGCGCCGTGCCCGACGGCACGATCGTGCGCTTCTTCCTGCGCAACCGGGTGCAGGGCACGGTGACTATTCTGGGCGACCGGCCGACGACCGGCGGCGTGGCCCAACTGGATTACGTGCTGGATGCCAGCATGGGGCCGGGGCAGTTCCGCATCACGGCCGAGTCCGGCGCGGCCACCCTGTCGCAGGAAGTGGACATCACGATCGAGGAAGACGCGCGCCTGTCGATCATCATCCCCACCGCCGCGCCCACGGCCACCATCACCCCCTCGCCCACGCCGACGGCCACCCCGCCACCCACCGCGACGCCCCCGCCCCAGCCGCCGACGGCCACGCCACCGGCCCCGGAACCACCGGCCGAACCCGGCTGGCTGATTGGCCTGTCGGAGATGTGGTCGGTCGTGGGTTTGATGGTGGGCCTGCTGTCGGTTAGCGGTCTGGCCTTACTGGCGAACCGGCGCTACCCGGCGGCCTCGCTGGTGGAACAACTCGGCCGCCTGTTGTGGGGCATCACCGGCGGGCTGCTGGTTTACAATTATTATGCCCTGGGGATGCCCGGCTCAGCGCCCTTTGCCGGTTTGGGCAGCCTGGCCGGTTTAATCCTCATCATCGCCGGCGGCGTCATCGGTCTGGCGCTCTACCGTCCGGGCAGGGCGTTATCCAAACCTTAA
- a CDS encoding S41 family peptidase, with product MASNYHDSSPPPSRSTRPGWLLLALALLFGAGMGLAGFLAGRATAEPAAAVAALPTTVPTAAPANDAEPLSGQSATATAAPTATPLPTQPPTALPSATSEPTAEPFPPTAEPDGLGIIAPPPGSPLSSVDFATLYEVWDIIAEQYDGDLPPAEELIQALVSGSLETLNDDYTRYVPADVAQRMREDQDGAVEGIGAFVLENDEGLFEIVRPIDGQPADLAGVKAGDVLIEIDGQSVIDLSFDEVILLVRGPQGTSVNLKFLREGEEEPLEFTIVRTRFEVPVVTAEVLPTEMTGGAAIGYIHLTEFTTNAEEKLYEAIDQLLAQGVTGLVLDLRDNPGGFLDQSVAVADAFLPEGVVLYERNMRGLDETFTSIDGDAAESIPLVVLVNAGSASASEIVAGALQDRGRAVLVGETTFGKGSVQQIHPLSDGSELRVTIARWYTPNDNTIDSVGITPDIEVESPEDLGGPEDGQLMRAIEWLLTGQ from the coding sequence ATGGCTAGTAACTACCACGACTCTTCTCCCCCACCATCCCGTTCGACACGACCGGGTTGGCTGCTTCTGGCCCTGGCGCTGCTGTTCGGCGCCGGCATGGGCCTGGCCGGCTTTCTGGCCGGGCGGGCCACGGCTGAACCGGCGGCGGCCGTAGCGGCGCTGCCCACGACTGTGCCGACGGCCGCGCCCGCGAATGATGCCGAGCCGTTGAGCGGCCAATCCGCGACGGCCACCGCAGCGCCAACGGCCACACCGCTGCCCACCCAGCCGCCCACCGCCTTGCCCTCGGCGACGAGCGAGCCGACAGCGGAACCGTTCCCGCCCACGGCCGAGCCGGATGGCCTGGGCATCATCGCCCCGCCGCCGGGTTCGCCATTGAGCAGTGTCGATTTCGCCACCCTCTACGAAGTATGGGACATCATCGCCGAGCAATACGACGGCGACCTGCCGCCGGCCGAGGAACTCATTCAGGCCCTCGTCTCCGGCTCGCTGGAGACGCTGAACGACGATTACACCCGTTACGTGCCGGCCGATGTGGCCCAGCGGATGCGCGAAGATCAGGACGGAGCCGTGGAAGGCATCGGCGCGTTCGTCCTTGAGAACGACGAAGGGCTGTTCGAGATCGTGCGCCCCATCGACGGCCAGCCGGCCGACCTGGCCGGCGTCAAGGCCGGTGACGTGCTGATCGAAATCGATGGGCAATCGGTGATCGATCTCAGCTTCGACGAGGTAATCCTGCTCGTGCGCGGCCCGCAAGGCACGTCGGTCAATCTGAAATTCCTGCGCGAGGGCGAGGAAGAGCCGCTGGAGTTCACGATTGTGCGGACTCGCTTCGAAGTGCCGGTGGTCACCGCCGAGGTGCTGCCAACCGAGATGACCGGCGGCGCAGCCATCGGCTACATCCACCTGACTGAGTTCACGACCAACGCCGAGGAAAAGCTGTATGAGGCCATCGATCAATTATTGGCTCAGGGCGTGACCGGCCTGGTGCTGGATTTGCGCGACAACCCCGGCGGCTTTCTCGATCAATCCGTGGCCGTGGCCGACGCGTTCCTGCCGGAGGGCGTTGTCCTCTACGAGCGCAACATGCGCGGGCTGGACGAGACGTTCACCAGTATTGACGGCGACGCGGCCGAGTCGATCCCGCTGGTGGTGCTGGTCAACGCCGGCAGCGCCAGCGCCTCGGAGATCGTGGCCGGGGCGCTCCAGGATCGCGGCCGGGCCGTGCTGGTGGGCGAGACGACCTTCGGCAAAGGCTCGGTGCAGCAGATCCACCCGTTGTCCGACGGCTCGGAACTGCGGGTCACCATTGCCCGCTGGTACACCCCCAACGATAATACCATCGATAGCGTCGGCATCACCCCCGACATCGAAGTCGAATCGCCCGAAGATTTGGGCGGGCCGGAAGACGGCCAGTTGATGCGGGCCATTGAATGGCTGCTGACGGGCCAATAG